A genomic window from Triticum urartu cultivar G1812 chromosome 7, Tu2.1, whole genome shotgun sequence includes:
- the LOC125519282 gene encoding amino acid transporter AVT1I-like yields MDTSTPRKSGTSFLKTCFNGVNALSGVGILSIPYALSQGGWLSVLMFTTIAIICFYTGILLQRCIDSSSLVKTYPDIGELAFGRKGRIIVAIFMYLELYLVAIDFMILEGDNLEKLFPSVDFHVAGLKIGGKQGFVLIFSLLVLPTTWFRSLSALAYVSVGGIVASVILIAAVIWVGAFDGVGFHERGVLVHWAGIPTAMSLYSFCFSGHAVFPMIYTGMSNRKMFPTVLLLCFIICTLSYGLMGVVGYLMYGESLKSQVTLNLPSRNLSSSIAIYTTLINPFTKFALLVTPIAEAIEDTLHVGKNKAVSVSIRTSLVVSTTIVALVVPYFAYAVALTGSFLSGTATMLLPCACYLKIRSRTCRKVGFEQVVCVGIIVVGVGLVVVGTSSSLKQIIQSL; encoded by the exons ATGGACACCAGTACTCCTCGAAAGTCTGGGACGAGCTTCCTCAAAACTTGCTTCAATGGAGTTAACGCCCTCTCAG GGGTTGGAATATTATCGATTCCTTATGCATTGTCTCAAGGAGGATGGTTGAGCGTGCTTATGTTCACAACCATAGCAATAATCTGCTTCTACACTGGGATTCTCCTGCAGAGATGCATAGATTCAAGCTCACTTGTTAAGACCTATCCTGATATAGGTGAACTGGCTTTTGGCCGGAAAGGAAGAATCATAGTAGCAATATTCATGTACCTGGAGCTGTACCTTGTGGCAATCGATTTCATGATATTGGAAGGTGATAACTTGGAGAAATTATTTCCAAGCGTCGACTTCCATGTTGCTGGGCTCAAGATTGGAGGCAAGCAAGGGTTTGTTCTGATTTTCAGCCTGTTGGTTCTGCCAACGACATGGTTTCGGAGCTTAAGTGCGCTTGCGTACGTCTCTGTTGGAGGAATCGTGGCCTCCGTCATTCTCATCGCGGCTGTTATCTGGGTAGGAGCATTTGATGGTGTTGGTTTCCACGAGAGAGGCGTGCTTGTCCACTGGGCTGGTATTCCAACTGCCATGAGCCTATACTCATTCTGTTTCAGCGGCCATGCAGTTTTCCCCATGATATACACTGGAATGAGCAACAGAAAGATGTTCCCAACA GTGCTGCTCCTCTGCTTCATCATCTGCACTCTCAGCTATGGGCTGATGGGCGTCGTCGGGTACCTGATGTACGGCGAGTCACTGAAGTCCCAGGTGACGCTGAACCTCCCATCGAGGAACCTGAGCTCCAGCATCGCCATCTACACCACGCTGATCAACCCGTTCACCAAGTTCGCGCTGCTGGTCACTCCGATAGCGGAGGCGATCGAGGACACCCTCCACGTCGGCAAGAACAAGGCCGTGAGCGTCTCCATCAGGACGTCGCTGGTCGTCAGCACGACCATCGTGGCGCTCGTCGTGCCCTACTTCGCCTACGCCGTCGCGCTCACCGGCTCATTCCTGAGCGGCACCGCCACGATGCTGCTCCCATGTGCCTGCTACCTGAAGATCAGGTCCAGGACCTGCAGGAAGGTGGGGTTCGAGCAGGTGGTCTGCGTGGGCATCATCGTCGTCGGGGTAGGGCTTGTGGTCGTTGGCACCTCCAGTTCGCTGAAGCAGATCATCCAGAGCTTGTGA